One region of Trichoderma breve strain T069 chromosome 7 map unlocalized scaffold00007, whole genome shotgun sequence genomic DNA includes:
- a CDS encoding ATP-NAD kinase domain-containing protein: protein MAAVSPRTDLHPTPEKGSGVDSQECPAASLLLAKSDIFDRRPKSSSGIHNLSVNVNKASRYEVDSNTPYTAIPSLGGSGATGPSVTPVIISPAEPSTVPSPKTAILTSLTAPSADSNQQQPRDQYQPTAAHDLLPRQTILKALASTTSVSRPRKPEALSFNNNMLFPQSNGGSSAAASPQQQLADALQDLAKKRNTPTTAISNLLSPCFYHQRFDDAVDFEKVLDEIKNDESMSHSRLVQTATSVREISKQLQRRPVKRAVRNVMIVTKARDNQLVYLTRELTTWLLQTPRYGSDVGVNVYVDAKLRNSKRFNAAGIVAQDARFETMLKYWTPDLCWSQPEKFDLVLTLGGDGTVLFTSWLFQRIVPPVLSFSLGSLGFMTTFEFENYKKHLNRVMGDDGMKINLRMRFTCTVWRDGSNGPDEGEQFEVLNELVIDRGPSPYVSNLELYGDDELLTVVQADGCIFSTPTGSTAYSLSAGGSLVHPDIPAILLTPICPHTLSFRPMVLSDTMALRVAVPRNSRATAYCAFDGKGRVELKQGDHVTITASQYPFPTVTRTDTEWFDSVSRTLRWNVRAAAQKPFDASGISPDGDDDNDDSWDIDTDSAYYASEEGSTAASPVRRQMSMLGM, encoded by the coding sequence ATGGCCGCCGTGTCGCCTCGGACCGACCTCCACCCTACACCCGAAAAGGGCAGCGGAGTTGACTCGCAGGAGTGCCCTGCTGCTTCGCTTTTGTTGGCTAAGTCCGATATATTTGACCGCCGCCCCAAGTCATCGTCCGGCATTCATAATCTGTCCGTCAACGTCAACAAAGCATCCCGATATGAAGTCGACTCGAACACCCCATACACTGCTATTCCATCGTTAGGTGGCTCTGGTGCCACGGGTCCTTCCGTTACGCCTGTTATTATTTCCCCGGCCGAACCTTCGACTGTGCCATCGCCCAAGACCGCAATTTTAACAAGCCTCACTGCGCCTTCGGCGGATTCCAACCAGCAACAACCGCGCGACCAATACCAACCTACTGCTGCCCACGACTTGCTTCCTCGCCAAACCATTCTCAAGGCACTCGCGTCTACCACTTCTGTTTCGCGTCCCAGAAAGCCCGAGGCTCTTTccttcaacaacaacatgTTATTCCCTCAGAGCAACGGCGGCTCTTCCGCCGCCGCGagccctcagcagcagctcgccgaTGCGCTCCAGGACCtagcaaagaagagaaatacaCCGACCACAGCAATCAGCAATTTATTGTCGCCATGCTTCTACCACCAGAGATTCGACGATGCTGTCGACTTTGAAAAGGTCCTAGACGAGATCAAGAACGACGAGTCCATGTCGCACTCTCGCTTGGTCCAGACCGCGACAAGTGTCCGCGAAATCTCCAAGCAACTTCAGCGCCGCCCTGTCAAGCGCGCAGTGCGCAATGTCATGATTGTCACCAAGGCACGGGATAACCAGCTTGTCTACCTGACGCGAGAGTTGACAACGTGGCTTTTGCAAACCCCCCGATATGGGTCCGACGTTGGCGTCAACGTTTACGTGGACGCCAAGCTGCGCAACTCTAAGCGATTCAACGCTGCCGGCATTGTCGCTCAAGACGCGCGATTCGAGACCATGCTCAAGTACTGGACTCCAGATCTGTGCTGGAGCCAGCCCGAGAAATTCGACCTGGTCCTCACCCTTGGAGGTGACGGCACTGTCCTCTTTACCTCGTGGCTCTTCCAGCGCATTGTGCCCCCAGTCCTCTCATTCAGCTtgggcagccttggcttcatgACGACATTCGAGTTTGAGAACTACAAGAAGCACCTTAACCGCGTgatgggagatgatggtatGAAGATCAATCTCCGCATGCGCTTCACCTGCACCGTGTGGAGAGATGGATCAAACGGTCCTGACGAGGGCGAGCAGTTTGAAGTTCTCAACGAGCTTGTCATTGACCGCGGCCCATCGCCATATGTCTCGAACCTGGAGCTATacggagatgatgagctcCTGACAGTTGTTCAAGCTGATGGATGCATCTTTTCCACCCCTACTGGTTCGACTGCCTACTCCCTCTCGGCTGGTGGTTCCCTCGTTCACCCGGATATCCCTGCCATCCTCCTGACTCCCATCTGCCCACACACGCTCTCGTTCCGCCCCATGGTTCTCTCCGACACCATGGCGCTTCGTGTTGCCGTCCCGCGCAACTCTCGAGCTACCGCGTACTGTGCTTTCGATGGCAAGGGACGCGTGGAGCTTAAGCAGGGTGATCACGTTACTATCACGGCATCTCAGTATCCCTTCCCAACTGTCACCCGAACCGACACGGAATGGTTTGACAGTGTCAGCCGCACTCTGCGATGGAACGTTCGAGCCGCTGCTCAGAAGCCTTTCGATGCATCCGGCATTTCAcctgatggtgatgatgacaatgACGACAGCTGGGATATCGACACTGATAGCGCATACTATGCGAGCGAAGAGGGCAGCACTGCCGCCAGCCCCGTAAGGAGGCAAATGAGCATGCTGGGCATGTGA